CCTGGAGAGGAGTAGCCGACTTGAAGCTGTCTGAAGTTCTTGAGATTACCGGAGCAATGTGTGTCGTGGGTGAGCAGTTGGACACTATTGAGGTGAACCATGCGTTTGCTTCAGACCTCATGAGTGATGTACTTGCCATGAGTCGTCCCGATACGCTGCTCATCACTGGGTTGACTACTCCTCAGATCATTCGAACGGCACAAATGCTTGACCTGCCAGCCATCCTCGTGGTAAGAGGCAAGGATGTGCCTCAGGATGTCGCTGATTTGGCACGCACGACAGGCATTGTCGTTCTGGCGACACACGACATCATGTACGTGACGTCGGGCAAGCTCTATGTCCGAGGTCTCTCTGGATAGTAGATGTCCCTTGAGCAGAGCGTAGAAGCACTGCGGTATCTGGGGCTGTTCACCAGTCTGGACGCTTCCAGCGTCATGTCTACCTCAGTGCATGCCCTTCATCCTGAGGATCGTGTTGCAGCAGCCCGCACTCTCATGCGGGAAAAGTCGATTTCCGGAGTGCCCATCGTCGATGCCGACTTTCGGTTGGTGGGGATCATTTCGGTGTCGAAGATCATTGAGGCGCTTGCCGACGGGCGTCTGGCCGACTCTGTCGATTCAGTGATGACACGCGATGTCATCTCTCTGCACGCTTATGACACCTTTGAGACCATCCTGTCCTGTTTCCAGCGCTTCAAGTTCGGGCGTTTCCCGGTAATCGAGGAAGACGGCAAGCTGGTTGGCATGATCACGGACACCGACGTCCTGTCGGCGATTATTCGCAGCTTCTACTCGGTGTACGTCCACGACCAGCGACGCACGGTGACCCTCGGCAGCTTCTCGGCCCTCTCGAAAGAGTTCGAGAACAGTGCAGACTTTGTGTATGACATCAGCAGTACGGGACTTGAGAATGCTGGCGAAGGCTCAGCTCGGCTCAAGGCGTTCCTCCAGAGCAAGGGTTTCGGCGAGTCCGTCGTTCGACGGGCGAGCGTCTGCGCCTACGAAGCGGAGATAAACGTTTGTATCCATGCGGGAGGAAAGGGTTCACTGCGGGCCATTGCTCGCAATGGTGAGATCATAGTGCGCGTCGAAGATGAGGGACCCGGAATCGAGAACATCGATCTTGCGATGAAGGAAGGCTGGTCTACCGCGACCGATGCAATCAGGGAGCTGGGGTTTGGTGCGGGCATGGGTCTGCCGAACATCCGTCGGTTCTCCGACCACCTCGTGATTATCTCGGGCAAGGACAAGTCCACCAAGGTTGAGATGATCTTCCTGGCTGACAAGGAATAGGAGGCAATATGACAGTCCATGACGTCATCGAGTCGCTGGGTGCGGAGGTCGCAGTCGATGGTGATACAACGCGGCTGGTAACGTCAGGGTATGCCTGCGACCTGCTCTCCGAAGTCATCGCCAAGGCTGCTCCAGGATCGGCTTGGGCGACCATCCAGACGCACATCAATGTCATCGCCGTAGCAGCGATGGTCGGCATCAGCATCGTTATCGTCTGCGAGGGGCGAACCTGCGAGTTCGACGTGGTTGAGCGAGCCGCAAAGGAACACCTGACGATCCTTTATTCCAGGGATTCAGCGTATATCGTTTCCGGAAAGCTCTACGCCCTTGGGCTGAGGTAGCTCATGCTGGAGGTAGCCGGTGACCTGCACCTGCATTCGTGTCTGTCGCCGTGTGCGGATATCACGATGCTGCCGGGCGAGGTGGCTGGGCGGCTCGCTGCGCGCGGGATACGAGTTGCCTCTCTGACCGACCACAATGCTGCGTGCAACGTGCCTGCATTTCAGCGGGCATTCCAGCGGGTTGGCATCCTGCTCGTGCCAGGGATGGAAGCTACCACTGCGGAGGAAGTCCACCTGCTCTGCTATTTCGAGACGATGGATGCCCTCTGGAAATTCAGTCGCAGACTGCTGGCATCATACCCGCGCATCGTCAACGATCCTGAACGTTTTGGCTATCAGCTTGTCTGTAATGAACGCGACGAGTTTGTAGGCCAGTTTCCCTTCCTGCTGTCCATGGCAAGTCTGCTGAGTCTCGAGGAACTCAGAGGGCTTGTCGAACAGTTGGGCGGTGTCGTCGTGCCGAGCCATCTGGACCGCCGATACGGACTTCTGTACCAGCTGGGGATGGTGACATCAGACATGGAGTTTCCCACGTATGAGGTCGCCCATAAGGTCAACATCGAGAGAATCGCGGCACAGCTTCCTGGTCATCCGCAGTTCGTCTCGAACAGCGATGCTCACAACCTTGATTCCATAAGTCCTCCCCGGTATGTCTTCGAGATCGAGGAGTTGAGTGTTCATGAAGTACTCGTGGCTCTTCGACATGAGAATGGAAGAGGTGTAAGGCTCCTATGAGGACGATAGCAGACCATATCCTGGACATTGCCTCCAACAGTGTGACGGCCGGAGCCACTCAAATATGGCTCGACATCGACCAGGATCCGGCAAAACATCTGCTCGTTTTCTCGGTTCGGGACAACGGGTGTGGGATGGATGCCGATATTCGCACACGTGTGTTTAATCCGTTCTTCACCACGCGGCCGCACAACATCAGGAGGTTCGGTCTTGGATTGCCATTCCTCAAGGAAAACACAGAGTTGACCGGTGGAGGGGTCGATCTATGGAGTGTCTCGGGTGAGGGAACAACACTCGGGGCAACCTTTCATACGGACCACATTGACTGTCTGCCGTTTGGAGACCTGGCATCGACCATTTTTGCTCTGCTCATTGCTGACGGCGCAGTGCGGTGGCATATCCACCGCTCAGAAGGAAATCTGACATATGCTGTTGATACCGAGGAGCTACGAGCAGTCTTCTCGTCGGAAGAGATGTCTGACCCCCGAGCGCAGTTGCTGCTTCTGGAGTTCTTGCGCGATCAGGAGCGCGATGTGGTCCAGGACAATGGTCGCGCATCTGGGCAGGACGGTATGTGAGGGTACTGGTGATGACGAACTACAGATTGGGAGACATATCAAAGGCGACTGTTTCGCGCATGGCCATGTATCTGCGCTGTCTCACATACCTTGAGCAGCAAGGAGCGTCGACACTCTCATCGCGGGAGCTGGCTTCGCTGACCGGTGTGAGCGCCGAACAGGTGAGACAGGACTTGTCAGTCTTCGGTCGATTTGGCAAACGTGGCACCGGGTACGATGTCGTTCGACTGAAGGCCGAAGTCGAAGCCATCTTCGGGCGTGGTGTCGAACGGTGGAAGTGCTGTATCGTGGGTGTAGGCTCTCTTGGCACAGCGCTCATTGCCAGTCGCACAGTTCAGAAGTGGGGATTCAGGTATGTTGCAGCGTTTGATACGGACCCCCGCAAGATTGGAACGCGCGTAGAGCGCATCCCCGTGTACTCCGTTGATGAGTTGAAAACTGTCGTCCGCCGCGAACACATCGCTATCGGGGTTATCGCTGTTCCTGCATCCGGGGCCCGAACCGTCGCCCGAATCCTCTGCGAGGCGGGCATTCGAGGCATCCTCAACTTTGCTCCGCAGAATGTCAAGGTGCCGGAAAAAGTCCCAGTGCTCTCGGTGGATCTTTCACAAGAATTCCTCAAGCTTTCGTTCTACATCCAGAGTGCAGAGCAGCGGGCGCGGGAGGAGCAGGCCCAGATCGATGCCGCGTCACACAGCGAGTAGCGGCGCTTTTAGGGCACTACTCGTTCTGGGTGTGAGTAGACATTCATACGTCCGGCTCGCACAAAGGCGACAACGGTGACTCCAACCCTTTCCGCAAGAGCGATTGCCTGAGCAGTCGTGGCACTCCTCGAGGCCAATACCGGTATCCCGACACGGGATGCCTGGGCAACTGCTTGGGCTGGAATACGCCCCGTTCCCATGAGGACTGCCTCTCTGAGATTCCAGGAGTGCATGAGAGCGTACCCGATGACCTTGTCGAGTGCCGTGTGACGACTAATGTCTTCACAGCTGAAAACATGCTCTCCCTGTGCGATAAGGCGGCATTCGCCCTCTTGGTCAGGCGCGACTTCTTACGGGCACCGGTGTTCCTGTGGACAATGCCCTTCTGAGCGAGTTTGTCGAGCTGCTTCACGGCGTCGACGAATTTCTCGGGGGCATAATCGGACTTGTGAGCCATGTCCAGGGCAAGTCTTATCTTGGCTGTATGCTCGGTGTTGTATGCCGTCCGTGTCTTGGTCTTGCGGACGTCGCCAACAGAAGATCTCTTGATTGGCATAAAACTCTCCTTTGTCTCTTCGGAACTTGTCATGCTTACCGTACCCATTTTCCCGTGATGTCAATGATTGAAGGGCCCCTGCTTATATGATGAATGAGCCGTTTTGTTCGTCATGTTGCGAACTGCAGGATTCCTATACTGTGAACGGACTAGCGCAGGCCTTTGGATGTGGCATGCAACGGGCATAGAAGGTTGACTCCTGTCCGTGCTGCCATAGAATTCACATGGTTCGCCTGTGGTCGGGTGGGTTTGTTGGACATGCGCCGGCTCATTCTGTGTATTCAGCGAACGTCAGCAGTTAGCACCATTTTGAGTCAGTGGCGTGGGAAAGGAGACAGCATGGGGCGTTTGTCACCCGAATCGGTCGATGACCTGGTTGTTGCAGCCGGGAAACCTGAGGAACGCCGATAGGTCATGAGGACAGAGTCAGTAGCTGGCGTCGGCTTGTCCAGGGAGACGACAAGAGAGCGCAGGTGCCGCTCATGAACCTTGTTGTCCTTGCAGGTGGCCGTAGTCGGCGAATGGGATTGCCGAAGTACTGCCTTTCTCTTGCAGGTATCCCCCTCTACGAATACCCCTTGCGTCGGCTTGGTGCGCTGTACCAGCGCCACATTATCGTCGAGAACAAGGGTCTCATACCTGTAGACGGCAAGCCGAAGCGACTGGTTGTCGGCGACCTTGTTGCTGATGCAGGACCTCTGGGTGGTATCTACAGTGGACTCCGGGCATCAGATGCGGAACTGAACATGGTGGTCGGTGCCGACATGCCGTTTGTCTCTTCTTCATTGGCCCAGGCGATGGGAAAGCGCGCGCGCGCGCAGGACTTGGACATCCTTGTTCCCAACATCGATGGTCTTCTTGAGCCGTTGTTCGCCATCTATTCTTCTCGGGTCGCCAACGTCGCAGCCGAACTGCTGGCATCGGGGATTCGTTCTGTTCGGGAACTCTTTCGCAATGAGTCGTTGCGCATCGGCTTCATTGACCGGGCCTCTGGCATGCAATACGATGAACGGTTAATGTCTTTCTTCAACGTGAACACACCGGACGATCTCATTATGGCACAACTGATGATGCGTGCGGGTGAAAAGTCGATAGAGGAGGAACGTGTATGCGGATGAACTTGGAAGACCGACTGAAAGAGAACCCCGAGTTGAAGAGGCAGTTTGGCGAACTTGACGTGTACATCGATGAGAAAGCAAGTCAACAGGGAAGCCTCATCAACGTCATGCACCGCGCCCAGGAGATTTTTGGTTACCTCCCAGACGATGTACTCGATTATGTATCGATAAGGCTCCACGTGCCACGCTCGACCGTGTACGGCGTAGTGACGTTCTACCATTTCTTCAGTCGCGTTCCAAAGGGACGACATACGGTGAGTGTGTGCCTCGGGACTGCGTGCTACGTGCGCGGTGGCAACACTGTGTATGATAAGGTCATGAAGACACTGGGCATCAAAGCCGGGGAGACATCACGGGACGGGCGTTTCTCGCTCGACCTGGTGCGCTGTGTCGGAGCCTGTGGCCTTGCTCCCGTCATCGTCATCGACAAAGACACATATGGCCGTATGACACCGGACAGAGTCATCACCTTACTGAACAAGTACGCATAACCCTGGAAACAGAGGAGGAGACAGTGAAGTCACTGGAAGAACTGAAGCGTATCAAGGAGCAGACTCTCAAGGACATGGACCTTCGCCAGGCCAAGGACCGTGGCAAGGTCGTTGTTGCCATGGGTACGTGCGGAATTGCGGCTGGGGCAAAGGACGCCCTCATGGCTGTCATTGAAGAACTGGAAAAAGCCGACATCCATGATGTCCAAGTTGTGCAGTCTGGCTGCATGGGTCTGTGCGACAGGGAACCGACGGTCGAAGTATCGATGAAAGACCAGCCCAGTGTCGTTTATGGAGATGTCAACGAGGCGAATGCCCGCCGAATCGTCCACGAACACGTCCAAGGTGGCCATATCGTGGCCGAATTGGTCATCAAACGGGGGAACATTTAGCCGGAAAGGGAGACGGGAAAACGCAATGATACGAAATCAGCTATTGGTCTGTGCGGGTGGCGCCTGCATCACAAGTGGTGAAAGAAGCGTCAAGGACGTCCTTGTCGAAGAGCTGGCGAAGAACAACATCCAGGATGAGGTTCAGATCATCGAGACGGGCTGCATGGGAGCATGCGACCTGGGTCCGATTGTTGTCGTCTACCCGGAAGGGACGTTCTACCAGAAGGTCAGTGTGCAGAACGCAGGCCTCATCGTCAGTGAGCATCTCGTCAAGGGACGTACTGTGTCTGAGTTGCTGTATCATGGGACTGCAAGCGAAAAGAAGGCTCAGACAAGTGAGGAAATACCTTTCTATACACGCCAGGTGAAGCGGGTGTTGCGCAACTGCGGTGTGATAGATCCACTTTCGATCGAGGAATATATAGCCCGTGACGGCTATTTTGGTCTTGGCACCGCCTTGGAGATGAGTCCGGACGACATCATCGAGATGGTGCTGGATTCTGGATTGCGTGGGCGTGGTGGAGCCGGGTTTCCTGCGGGAATCAAGTGGAAGGCGGCGAAGGAGGCAACAGGCTCTCCGAAGTACGTCGTCTGCAATGGCGATGAAGGAGATCCAGGGGCTTTCATGGACCGCAGCGTGCTTGAGGGCGACCCACACTCGGTCGTCGAGGCGATGGTCATCGCAGGGTACGCTATCGGGGCCGCAACTGGCTATGTGTATGTGCGTGCGGAGTATCCCCTTGCCATAGAGCGTTTCGACCACGCACTCAAGAAAGCACGTGAGTATGGGTTCCTTGGGCAGAACATCCTTAGCAGTGGATTCGACTTCGATATCGAGATTCGCATCGGCGCGGGGGCATTTGTCTGCGGCGAGGAGACCGCACTCCTCCGGTCCATCGAGGGGAAGAGAGGGATGCCCAGTCTGAAGCCTCCCTTCCCAGCTCAGGAAGGCTTGTGGGGCAAGCCGACGCTCATCAACAATGTGGAGACATATGCCAACGTCGCCCCCATTCTGATCAACGGGGCAGACTGGTTCCGCAGTGTCGGGACGCTCAAGAGTCCCGGCACCAAAGTTTTCGCTCTGGCCGGGAAGGTCCAGAACACGGGTCTTGTCGAGGTACCCATGGGAACGACGCTCCGTGAGCTGATCTTTGACATCGGTGGCGGAATCCCTGACGGCAAGAAGTTCAAGGGTGCCCAGACGGGAGGACCTTCTGGCGGTATCATTACCGCTGACTACCTTGACATGCCCATTGATTTCGATTCAGTCAAGGAGATTGGGACGATCATGGGTTCTGGTGGTCTCATCGTCCTCGACGAGGACAACTGCATGGTCGACGTGGCCAAGTTCTATCTGGAGTTCACTGTTGACGAGTCCTGTGGCAAGTGCACTCCTTGTCGCGAGGGCACGAGACAGATGTACCGGATCATGGAACGGATCTGTGATGGCAAGGGTCACGATGACGACATCGAGAAATTGAAGAGCCTGGGGAAGGTCATCCAGCTTACTTCACTCTGCGGATTGGGGCAGACAGCGCCCAACCCGGTCCTTTCGACTATTCGCTTCTTTGAAGACGAATACCGTGCGCACATTGAAGACAAGAGATGTCCAACACACGTCTGCAAGCATCTGCTCACCTACAGCATCAACCCGGACAAGTGTGTTGGTTGTACTGCGTGTGCACGTCAGTGCCCTGTCCAGGCTATCACCGGTGAGGTCAAGAAGACCCACACTATCGATGTGGACAAGTGCATCAAGTGTGGTTCGTGCTATGAAGTCTGTCGCTTTGGTGCTATTTGCAGAAAGTAATACACACGGAGGGAGTTCATGATGACTGAGAAATTGATCAACGCAAAGATCGACGGGAGGGACTATCAGTTTCCTATGGGGATGACTATCCTCGATGCCTGCAAGAACTCAGGATATGATATCCCCACTCTCTGTTACCTGGAAGGCATCGCAGAGGAAGGCTCTTGTGGGATGTGCGTCGTGGAGGTCAAGAAAGCCAGAACCCTTCAGAGGGCTTGCGTAACCAGGATCACTGACGGTATCGAGATTACGACAGACTCTCCCGGCATCCATGAGGCACGGAAAACGAATCTCGAACTGGCACTTGCGCATCACCCTCTGGACTGTATGACCTGCGATGCAGACGGAGACTGCGAGCTACAGGAGCTCGCCTACCGATTCGGCATCAAGAAGAGCGAGTTTCTTGTTGACAAAGAGGCATTTGAGAGTCCGAAGGAAACCTCCTGGGACACGAATCCATTCATCCAGTTTGACCCGCAGAAGTGTGTCCTTTGCAGGCGTTGCGTGGATGCCTGCGAGAACCAGGCGCTGGTCGAAGCGATTGGCATAGCAATGAGAGGTTCCGGATCTGTTGTGTCGACCCCGTTCAATGTGCCTCTTGAGGGGACTGACTGCCAGTTCTGTGCTGCTTGCGTACAGGCTTGCCCCGTGGGAGCGCTCGTCGAGAAGCCCCGGATCGGCAAGGGCAAGATCTTCAACCTTGAGAAAACCGATACCGTCTGTGCCTATTGCGGAGTGGGCTGCAACATGACCCTGTTCAAGGACAAGAAGAACGACCTCGTGATGGCAAGAGGAATTGACGATGCCCTGCCCAACAAGGGGAGACTCTGCGTCAAGGGACGCTATGGCTATGAGTATGTCAATAGTACCGACAGACTCACAAAGCCCCTCATCAAGGAGAACGGGAAGTTCAGGGAAGCCACGTGGGAGGAGGCCATCGCATACACGGCAACGAGGCTCCAGGAGATCAAGGACAAGTACGGACCAGATGCCATTGGCGTACTTGGCTCCTCCAGATGCACGGATGAGGACAACTTCGCTGTGCAGAAGTTTGCCCGCGCAGTCATTGGCACGAACAACGTGGACAACTGCGCGAGACTGTGCCATGCGTCGACCATTGCGGGGCTGGGTAAGGCGCTTGGCGCGGCTGCGGCAACGAACCCGGTCGACGACATCAAAAATGTGGATGTGATGTTTGTCATAGGCTCGAACATGACAGAAACCCATCCCGTGATTGCGCAGTTTGTGAAAGAGAACAAGAAGAAGCGTGGCGCAAAGCTTATTGTCTGTGACCCACGAAAGACCGACCTTGCAAAGGTTGCTGACATCTACATCCAGCACTTCCCGGGCTCCGACGTTGCGCTTCTCAATGGCATGATGAAGGTCATTGTGGACAAGGGCCTTGTCAACAATGAGTTCATCGAGGCACATACAGAAGGATATGAGGAGTTCGTAAAGGTTGTTTCGAAGTATGACCTTGATAAGGTCTCCAGGCTGACACGCGTCGACA
This is a stretch of genomic DNA from Coprothermobacter sp.. It encodes these proteins:
- a CDS encoding serine/threonine protein kinase; amino-acid sequence: MSLEQSVEALRYLGLFTSLDASSVMSTSVHALHPEDRVAAARTLMREKSISGVPIVDADFRLVGIISVSKIIEALADGRLADSVDSVMTRDVISLHAYDTFETILSCFQRFKFGRFPVIEEDGKLVGMITDTDVLSAIIRSFYSVYVHDQRRTVTLGSFSALSKEFENSADFVYDISSTGLENAGEGSARLKAFLQSKGFGESVVRRASVCAYEAEINVCIHAGGKGSLRAIARNGEIIVRVEDEGPGIENIDLAMKEGWSTATDAIRELGFGAGMGLPNIRRFSDHLVIISGKDKSTKVEMIFLADKE
- a CDS encoding iron-sulfur binding hydrogenase, translated to MTVHDVIESLGAEVAVDGDTTRLVTSGYACDLLSEVIAKAAPGSAWATIQTHINVIAVAAMVGISIVIVCEGRTCEFDVVERAAKEHLTILYSRDSAYIVSGKLYALGLR
- a CDS encoding phosphoesterase, with translation MLEVAGDLHLHSCLSPCADITMLPGEVAGRLAARGIRVASLTDHNAACNVPAFQRAFQRVGILLVPGMEATTAEEVHLLCYFETMDALWKFSRRLLASYPRIVNDPERFGYQLVCNERDEFVGQFPFLLSMASLLSLEELRGLVEQLGGVVVPSHLDRRYGLLYQLGMVTSDMEFPTYEVAHKVNIERIAAQLPGHPQFVSNSDAHNLDSISPPRYVFEIEELSVHEVLVALRHENGRGVRLL
- a CDS encoding redox-sensing transcriptional repressor Rex — encoded protein: MTNYRLGDISKATVSRMAMYLRCLTYLEQQGASTLSSRELASLTGVSAEQVRQDLSVFGRFGKRGTGYDVVRLKAEVEAIFGRGVERWKCCIVGVGSLGTALIASRTVQKWGFRYVAAFDTDPRKIGTRVERIPVYSVDELKTVVRREHIAIGVIAVPASGARTVARILCEAGIRGILNFAPQNVKVPEKVPVLSVDLSQEFLKLSFYIQSAEQRAREEQAQIDAASHSE
- a CDS encoding NAD(P)H-dependent oxidoreductase subunit E, whose product is MNLEDRLKENPELKRQFGELDVYIDEKASQQGSLINVMHRAQEIFGYLPDDVLDYVSIRLHVPRSTVYGVVTFYHFFSRVPKGRHTVSVCLGTACYVRGGNTVYDKVMKTLGIKAGETSRDGRFSLDLVRCVGACGLAPVIVIDKDTYGRMTPDRVITLLNKYA
- a CDS encoding 2Fe-2S ferredoxin gives rise to the protein MDLRQAKDRGKVVVAMGTCGIAAGAKDALMAVIEELEKADIHDVQVVQSGCMGLCDREPTVEVSMKDQPSVVYGDVNEANARRIVHEHVQGGHIVAELVIKRGNI
- a CDS encoding NADH-quinone oxidoreductase subunit NuoF encodes the protein MIRNQLLVCAGGACITSGERSVKDVLVEELAKNNIQDEVQIIETGCMGACDLGPIVVVYPEGTFYQKVSVQNAGLIVSEHLVKGRTVSELLYHGTASEKKAQTSEEIPFYTRQVKRVLRNCGVIDPLSIEEYIARDGYFGLGTALEMSPDDIIEMVLDSGLRGRGGAGFPAGIKWKAAKEATGSPKYVVCNGDEGDPGAFMDRSVLEGDPHSVVEAMVIAGYAIGAATGYVYVRAEYPLAIERFDHALKKAREYGFLGQNILSSGFDFDIEIRIGAGAFVCGEETALLRSIEGKRGMPSLKPPFPAQEGLWGKPTLINNVETYANVAPILINGADWFRSVGTLKSPGTKVFALAGKVQNTGLVEVPMGTTLRELIFDIGGGIPDGKKFKGAQTGGPSGGIITADYLDMPIDFDSVKEIGTIMGSGGLIVLDEDNCMVDVAKFYLEFTVDESCGKCTPCREGTRQMYRIMERICDGKGHDDDIEKLKSLGKVIQLTSLCGLGQTAPNPVLSTIRFFEDEYRAHIEDKRCPTHVCKHLLTYSINPDKCVGCTACARQCPVQAITGEVKKTHTIDVDKCIKCGSCYEVCRFGAICRK
- a CDS encoding formate dehydrogenase subunit alpha yields the protein MTEKLINAKIDGRDYQFPMGMTILDACKNSGYDIPTLCYLEGIAEEGSCGMCVVEVKKARTLQRACVTRITDGIEITTDSPGIHEARKTNLELALAHHPLDCMTCDADGDCELQELAYRFGIKKSEFLVDKEAFESPKETSWDTNPFIQFDPQKCVLCRRCVDACENQALVEAIGIAMRGSGSVVSTPFNVPLEGTDCQFCAACVQACPVGALVEKPRIGKGKIFNLEKTDTVCAYCGVGCNMTLFKDKKNDLVMARGIDDALPNKGRLCVKGRYGYEYVNSTDRLTKPLIKENGKFREATWEEAIAYTATRLQEIKDKYGPDAIGVLGSSRCTDEDNFAVQKFARAVIGTNNVDNCARLCHASTIAGLGKALGAAAATNPVDDIKNVDVMFVIGSNMTETHPVIAQFVKENKKKRGAKLIVCDPRKTDLAKVADIYIQHFPGSDVALLNGMMKVIVDKGLVNNEFIEAHTEGYEEFVKVVSKYDLDKVSRLTRVDKALIEEAAISYASALNATIFYTMGITQHSVGTDNVLSIANLALVTGHIGREGNGINPLRGQANVQGACDMGALPDVYPGYQKVADPAAREKFEKAWGVSLSDKPGLPVTEFGDAALSGHLKAMYSMGENPLMTEPDITHVRKGLVALEFLAVQEIFLSETAELADVIFPSAAAYEKEGTLTNTERRVQLLRPAREKPEDAKFDWEIVSLVATKMGYPMTYRNAAAVMDEVASLTPSYTGIHHWRLEKGGLQWPCPTDDHAGTKILHYGGTFKRPSGKALISPVEYIEAKELPDREYPILLTTGRILYHYHSGQESRRVKVLDTFVPRNYVEVNKEDAEELHIEHGETVRVSTRRGSIEVETRISDKPMKGVVFISFHFREASANLLTNAALDPVAKIPEFKVAACKIEKI